One segment of Sinorhizobium sp. BG8 DNA contains the following:
- a CDS encoding GNAT family protein yields MARSVFRFLSRPSDTIELASEQHLLRLPRFSDYRQWYALRSESRRFLEPWEPSWRSDELSEASFRARVVRNEQEYASGQAVPLLLFSRQEQVLYGGLTIGYLRRGAAQCCMIGYWMGERHAGQGHMYSALNLAIPHIFTALQLHRIEAACIPDNLRSIRLLEKAGFQREGYLREYLKINGEWRDHVMYSLLAEDRRP; encoded by the coding sequence ATGGCAAGGTCGGTTTTTCGGTTCCTGTCGAGGCCGTCCGATACCATTGAGCTCGCCAGCGAACAGCATCTCCTGCGGCTTCCCCGATTTTCCGACTACCGCCAATGGTATGCGCTGCGATCGGAGAGCCGCCGCTTCCTCGAACCGTGGGAACCTTCGTGGCGCAGCGACGAGCTGAGCGAGGCGTCGTTTCGCGCCCGTGTGGTTCGCAACGAGCAGGAATATGCTTCAGGACAGGCCGTGCCGCTGCTCCTCTTTTCCCGTCAGGAGCAAGTGCTCTACGGCGGCCTGACAATCGGCTACCTCAGGCGCGGTGCGGCGCAATGCTGCATGATCGGCTACTGGATGGGCGAGCGCCATGCCGGTCAGGGACACATGTATTCGGCGCTGAACCTCGCCATCCCCCATATCTTTACGGCTCTTCAGTTGCACCGTATCGAGGCAGCCTGTATTCCAGACAATCTCAGAAGCATACGTCTCCTTGAAAAGGCCGGCTTTCAGCGTGAAGGCTACCTTCGGGAATATTTGAAGATAAATGGTGAGTGGCGAGACCATGTCATGTATTCCCTCCTGGCCGAGGACAGACGGCCCTGA
- a CDS encoding NIPSNAP family protein, with product MITCFIRYQIDPFKQEAFADYARNWGQAIPRCGADLVGYFGPHEGSATIAYGVYNIENLAAYEAYRSRLAADPLGRENYAFAKRERFILKEDRIFLKNVSLPHGEVVR from the coding sequence ATGATCACCTGCTTCATCCGCTATCAGATAGATCCCTTCAAGCAGGAGGCCTTTGCTGATTATGCGCGCAACTGGGGCCAGGCTATCCCGCGCTGCGGTGCCGATCTCGTCGGCTATTTCGGCCCGCACGAAGGCTCGGCCACCATCGCTTATGGCGTTTACAACATCGAGAACCTTGCGGCCTACGAAGCCTACCGTTCCCGGCTTGCCGCCGATCCGCTCGGGCGGGAAAACTACGCCTTTGCAAAGCGCGAACGATTCATCCTGAAGGAAGACCGGATCTTCCTGAAGAACGTCTCGCTGCCGCACGGGGAGGTCGTGCGATGA
- a CDS encoding DUF721 domain-containing protein, with translation MSSGFVRKGVVQISEVANGLIDPVLARRAGINTMLLGSWDEIVGVDFAECTRPERITWPRRASEMSGEDGGYQPGVLTVACEGARALFFTHQQGEVIQRINGFFGFPAIRQMKIVQKPVTPQSRHKPKPKPLTGEAARHLDELVEGIEGDALRDALKRLGTAVLGAKTKRRQSF, from the coding sequence GTGAGTTCCGGTTTCGTGCGAAAAGGCGTCGTCCAGATCAGTGAAGTTGCCAATGGCCTCATCGATCCCGTGCTGGCGCGCCGCGCTGGCATCAACACGATGCTGCTCGGTTCATGGGACGAGATCGTCGGTGTCGATTTTGCCGAATGCACAAGGCCGGAGCGCATCACCTGGCCGCGCCGCGCTTCCGAGATGTCGGGAGAGGACGGCGGCTACCAGCCGGGCGTGCTGACCGTCGCCTGCGAGGGGGCGCGAGCCCTTTTCTTCACTCACCAGCAGGGCGAGGTGATCCAGCGCATAAACGGCTTCTTCGGTTTTCCGGCAATCCGGCAAATGAAGATCGTGCAGAAGCCTGTGACGCCTCAGTCGCGCCACAAGCCGAAGCCGAAGCCTTTGACCGGCGAGGCCGCGCGCCATCTCGACGAGCTCGTGGAAGGCATCGAGGGAGACGCCCTGCGCGATGCGCTGAAACGCCTCGGAACGGCCGTTCTCGGAGCCAAGACGAAGCGGCGCCAGTCCTTCTGA
- a CDS encoding DsbA family protein — protein sequence MSLSEMSPVKRLLAGVAVAALAVTLAACSDEKKETAKAPETSQTATESAETKPAETKPAETTPAETATSQPAEKPAAAATETAQAPAATPANVEMPTSQGSVDMAKVLEPGPLPEMAIGQANAPVTIVEYMSMTCPHCARFHNETFEAIKTKYVDSGKARFILREFPLDQRAAAAIMLARCAPEGQFFPMVSMLFKQQETWAAAQDGREALLQMSKLAGFTQESFEACLTNQKLLDDVNAVREKGGNEFGIAATPTFLINGQRYSGEMSVDSMSALIDSML from the coding sequence ATGTCCCTTTCCGAAATGAGCCCCGTGAAGCGTCTTCTTGCGGGCGTTGCCGTTGCGGCTCTCGCCGTGACGCTTGCCGCATGCAGCGACGAGAAGAAGGAGACCGCCAAGGCTCCCGAGACAAGCCAGACCGCGACGGAAAGCGCCGAGACGAAACCTGCTGAGACCAAGCCTGCCGAAACCACTCCGGCTGAAACGGCGACCAGCCAGCCGGCCGAGAAACCCGCGGCTGCGGCGACCGAGACCGCGCAGGCACCTGCTGCAACGCCTGCCAACGTAGAGATGCCGACCTCCCAGGGCAGCGTCGATATGGCGAAGGTACTGGAGCCCGGCCCGCTGCCGGAAATGGCCATCGGCCAGGCCAACGCGCCGGTCACGATCGTCGAGTACATGTCGATGACCTGCCCGCACTGCGCGCGCTTCCACAACGAGACCTTCGAGGCGATCAAGACGAAGTACGTCGACAGCGGCAAGGCGCGCTTCATCCTGCGCGAATTCCCGCTCGACCAGCGCGCTGCGGCCGCGATCATGCTGGCGCGTTGCGCACCGGAAGGCCAGTTCTTCCCGATGGTCTCCATGCTGTTCAAGCAGCAGGAAACCTGGGCGGCGGCACAGGACGGGCGCGAGGCGCTGCTTCAGATGTCGAAACTTGCCGGTTTTACACAGGAGAGCTTCGAGGCGTGCTTGACGAACCAGAAACTTCTGGATGATGTGAACGCGGTACGAGAAAAGGGCGGCAATGAATTCGGCATCGCCGCAACGCCGACCTTCCTCATCAACGGCCAGCGCTATTCCGGAGAGATGTCGGTTGACAGCATGTCGGCCCTTATCGACAGCATGCTCTAG
- the mutY gene encoding A/G-specific adenine glycosylase: protein MTKSPPEASLSRLLLDWYDRHHRDLPWRISPPMAERGVRADPYRVWLSEVMLQQTTVQAVRSYFALFTARWPTVRDLADAETEDVMKAWAGLGYYARARNLKKCAESVALEHGGHFPDTEDGLKQLPGIGDYTAAAIAAIAFNRRSAVLDGNVERVISRLYAIDTPLPAAKPEMRRLVAALTPDDRPGDFAQGMMDLGATICTPKRPACALCPFRDHCRALAERDPEHFPIKAAKKDKPLRLGAAFVAIDETGAIFLRKRADKGLLAGMTEVPGSSWTARQDGRTGTDAGPFAAEWKGCGAVTHVFTHFELRLSVFRSTIPRDTATGTGWWEPRETLGEQALPTVMKKAIKQAIPDAFER from the coding sequence ATGACGAAATCGCCACCGGAGGCGTCGCTGTCCCGCCTCCTTCTCGACTGGTACGACCGGCATCACCGCGACCTGCCCTGGCGAATAAGTCCGCCGATGGCCGAGCGTGGCGTACGAGCAGATCCCTACCGCGTATGGCTCTCGGAAGTGATGCTGCAGCAGACGACCGTACAGGCCGTCCGGTCCTACTTCGCACTCTTCACGGCGCGATGGCCGACGGTCCGCGACCTTGCCGACGCCGAGACCGAGGATGTCATGAAGGCCTGGGCGGGGCTCGGCTACTACGCACGGGCGCGCAATCTCAAGAAATGCGCGGAGAGCGTTGCCCTCGAGCATGGCGGACACTTCCCCGACACGGAAGATGGCCTGAAGCAACTGCCCGGCATCGGCGACTATACCGCCGCCGCAATCGCCGCCATCGCCTTCAACCGCCGGAGTGCGGTGCTCGATGGCAATGTCGAGCGGGTCATATCCAGGCTCTACGCGATCGACACCCCCCTGCCCGCGGCCAAGCCGGAAATGCGCAGGCTCGTGGCGGCGCTTACACCGGACGACCGGCCAGGCGACTTCGCCCAGGGCATGATGGACCTCGGCGCGACGATCTGCACGCCAAAGCGCCCGGCCTGCGCGCTCTGTCCGTTCCGTGACCATTGTCGGGCGCTCGCGGAACGCGACCCGGAGCATTTTCCGATCAAGGCCGCCAAGAAGGACAAGCCGCTCCGTCTCGGAGCCGCCTTCGTCGCCATCGACGAAACAGGGGCGATCTTCCTGCGCAAGCGCGCAGACAAGGGCCTGCTTGCGGGGATGACCGAGGTTCCGGGCAGTTCCTGGACGGCGCGGCAGGATGGCCGGACAGGAACCGACGCGGGACCATTTGCAGCGGAGTGGAAGGGCTGCGGCGCGGTCACCCATGTCTTCACCCATTTCGAGCTGAGGCTGAGCGTCTTCCGTTCGACCATCCCGCGCGACACGGCGACCGGCACGGGCTGGTGGGAACCCCGCGAGACGCTCGGCGAACAGGCGCTGCCGACTGTCATGAAGAAGGCAATAAAGCAGGCGATACCTGACGCCTTCGAAAGGTGA
- a CDS encoding winged helix-turn-helix domain-containing protein: MKEGPDISQIGALIGDPARANMLTALMGGQALTATELSGAAGVTLQTASSHLAKLEAGGLVAQRKQGRHRYFALADDEVGLMLEGLMGFAASKGFLRSRPGPKDPALRKARVCYNHLAGDFGVRMLDRLVADGDVTVSGDDATLTANGESRIAAMGIDLGALQRQRRPVCRTCLDWSERRSHLAGSLGEALLSRFVENGWAKREKDSRAVRFTEAGEKAFLALFP; encoded by the coding sequence ATGAAAGAAGGACCGGACATATCCCAGATCGGTGCGCTGATCGGCGATCCCGCCCGCGCGAACATGCTGACGGCTCTCATGGGCGGGCAGGCGCTGACGGCGACGGAACTTTCCGGCGCAGCCGGCGTGACGCTCCAGACGGCGAGCTCGCATCTCGCGAAGCTCGAGGCCGGCGGCCTCGTGGCGCAACGCAAGCAGGGGCGGCATCGCTATTTCGCGCTCGCAGACGACGAGGTGGGGCTGATGCTCGAGGGGCTGATGGGCTTTGCCGCCAGCAAGGGCTTTCTGCGCTCCCGGCCCGGCCCCAAGGACCCGGCGCTGCGCAAGGCGCGGGTCTGCTACAATCACCTGGCCGGAGACTTCGGCGTGCGTATGCTCGACCGGCTGGTGGCCGACGGGGACGTGACCGTTTCGGGCGATGACGCCACGCTGACTGCGAACGGAGAGAGCCGGATCGCCGCAATGGGGATCGATCTTGGCGCGCTGCAGCGCCAGCGGCGGCCGGTGTGCCGAACCTGCCTCGACTGGAGCGAACGGCGCTCGCATCTCGCAGGGTCGCTGGGCGAGGCACTGCTTTCCCGCTTCGTCGAAAACGGCTGGGCGAAACGGGAAAAGGACAGCCGCGCCGTCCGCTTCACCGAGGCTGGAGAGAAGGCGTTCCTGGCGCTGTTTCCGTAG
- a CDS encoding antibiotic biosynthesis monooxygenase, which translates to MIAVIFEVTPFLGKRNAYLDLAAALRPRLEQVDGFISIERFESLTLPGKVLSLSYWRDEAAVSAWRNGPEHRAAQKAGRGEIFADYRLGVAEVVRMYGMNDRREVPKDSRMQLGMLA; encoded by the coding sequence ATGATCGCCGTCATCTTCGAGGTCACGCCCTTCCTCGGCAAGCGCAACGCCTATCTTGATCTGGCGGCTGCGCTGAGGCCGCGCCTCGAACAGGTCGACGGCTTCATCTCCATCGAGCGCTTCGAGAGCCTGACATTGCCCGGCAAGGTACTGTCGCTCTCCTACTGGCGAGACGAGGCGGCGGTCAGCGCCTGGCGCAACGGACCCGAGCATCGCGCCGCGCAGAAGGCCGGCAGGGGAGAGATTTTCGCGGACTACCGGCTGGGCGTCGCTGAAGTCGTGCGGATGTACGGGATGAATGATCGCCGTGAAGTTCCGAAGGATAGCCGCATGCAGTTGGGCATGCTCGCCTGA
- a CDS encoding HAD family hydrolase: protein MEGFDLIIFDCDGVLVDSEIIAAQVESRLLTEAGYPISVEEMGERFAGMTWHNILLTIEREASIPLSASLLDKSEKLLDARLARDVKVIEGVKLMLSRIRKPYCICSNSSSHRLDMMLTKVGLKEVFAPHIYSAKDLGPDRVKPKPDIFLHGAKQFNADPARTLVVEDSVHGIHGARTAGMRVVGFTGASHTYPSHADRLTDAGAETVISRMSELPAVIGALAEWQEAI, encoded by the coding sequence ATGGAAGGTTTCGACCTCATCATCTTCGACTGTGACGGCGTGCTGGTCGATTCAGAAATCATCGCGGCGCAGGTCGAGTCGCGCCTGCTCACGGAAGCCGGTTATCCGATCAGCGTCGAGGAAATGGGTGAGCGCTTTGCCGGTATGACCTGGCACAACATCCTGCTGACCATCGAGCGCGAGGCTTCGATCCCCCTTTCGGCGTCGTTGCTCGACAAGTCCGAGAAGCTGCTCGACGCACGGCTCGCACGCGACGTGAAGGTAATCGAAGGCGTGAAGCTGATGCTCTCGCGCATCCGCAAGCCCTATTGCATTTGCTCCAACTCTTCCTCGCACCGCCTCGACATGATGTTGACCAAGGTCGGCCTGAAGGAAGTCTTCGCCCCGCATATCTACTCGGCCAAGGACCTCGGCCCGGACCGCGTGAAGCCGAAGCCGGATATCTTCCTGCACGGCGCGAAGCAGTTCAACGCGGACCCGGCACGCACCCTCGTCGTGGAGGATTCGGTGCACGGCATCCATGGCGCGCGCACCGCAGGCATGCGCGTTGTCGGCTTCACCGGCGCATCGCACACCTATCCCTCCCACGCCGACCGGCTGACCGACGCAGGGGCGGAAACGGTAATCTCGCGAATGAGCGAACTGCCAGCCGTCATCGGCGCGCTGGCGGAATGGCAGGAAGCCATCTGA
- a CDS encoding HAD family phosphatase, with protein MSNSEIRHIVFDIGKVLIHYDPNIPFSRIIPDEAERQWFFANVCTHEWNLEQDRGRPWDEAEELLIAEFPDRTDHIRAFRGHWHEMVSHAYDGSVAIFETLIDEGRDVTMLTNFAADTFREARKIFPFLNLPRGVTVSGEIGMIKPDAAIYEKHTRDFALAPAHTLFIDDSIANVQAARAFGWNAVHFTEPEKLKSDLASHGIAA; from the coding sequence ATGAGCAACAGCGAAATCCGCCACATCGTCTTCGACATCGGCAAGGTGCTGATCCACTACGATCCCAACATCCCCTTCTCGCGGATCATCCCCGACGAGGCGGAGCGGCAGTGGTTCTTCGCCAATGTCTGTACCCATGAGTGGAACCTGGAGCAGGACCGAGGCCGCCCGTGGGACGAGGCGGAAGAACTGCTGATCGCCGAATTTCCCGATCGGACCGACCACATCCGCGCCTTCCGCGGCCATTGGCACGAAATGGTTTCGCACGCCTATGACGGCAGCGTGGCGATCTTCGAAACGCTGATCGACGAGGGCCGGGACGTGACGATGCTCACCAACTTCGCGGCAGACACCTTTCGGGAAGCGCGCAAGATCTTTCCCTTCCTCAACCTGCCGCGTGGCGTGACGGTTTCCGGCGAAATCGGCATGATCAAGCCGGACGCGGCGATCTATGAGAAACACACGCGCGATTTCGCGCTCGCACCCGCCCATACACTCTTCATCGACGACAGCATTGCCAACGTGCAGGCCGCCCGCGCCTTCGGCTGGAACGCCGTCCATTTCACTGAACCGGAGAAGCTGAAGAGTGATCTGGCGTCACATGGAATAGCGGCCTGA
- a CDS encoding site-specific DNA-methyltransferase, with product MPSVLSLADVRSSRQIGWLDTIIKGDCVAALEALPDQSVDVIFADPPYNLQLGGALTRPDQSLVDAVDDEWDQFASFGAYDAFTRAWLLACRRVLKPAGTIWVIGSYHNIFRVGATLQDLNFWILNDIIWRKTNPMPNFKGRRFQNAHETMIWASRDPKAKGYTFNYDAMKAANDDVQMRSDWLFPICSGGERLKGEDGKKVHPTQKPEALLARVLMASSKPGDVVLDPFFGSGTTGAVAKRLGRHFVGIEREQSYIDAARERIDAVEPLGKATLSVLSGKKAEPRVAFNTLVESGLLKPGTVLTDEKRRYSAIVRADGTLASGGDAGSIHRLGAKVQNLDACNGWTFWHYEDGQSLKPIDALRSVIRSDLAKLD from the coding sequence ATGCCATCTGTTCTTTCGCTTGCAGACGTCCGTTCGTCCCGCCAGATCGGCTGGCTCGACACCATCATCAAGGGAGACTGCGTTGCAGCTCTCGAGGCGCTGCCGGACCAGTCCGTCGACGTCATCTTCGCGGACCCGCCATACAATCTGCAACTCGGCGGCGCGCTCACGCGTCCGGACCAGTCGCTCGTCGATGCTGTCGACGACGAGTGGGACCAGTTCGCCTCCTTCGGGGCCTATGACGCCTTCACCCGTGCCTGGCTGCTTGCCTGCCGCCGCGTCCTCAAGCCGGCCGGCACGATCTGGGTCATCGGCTCCTATCACAACATCTTCCGCGTCGGCGCGACGCTTCAGGACCTCAACTTCTGGATCCTGAACGACATCATCTGGCGCAAGACCAATCCGATGCCGAACTTCAAGGGACGCCGGTTCCAGAACGCCCACGAGACGATGATCTGGGCAAGCCGCGATCCTAAGGCCAAGGGCTACACCTTCAACTACGATGCGATGAAGGCCGCCAACGACGACGTGCAGATGCGGTCCGACTGGCTGTTCCCGATCTGCAGCGGCGGCGAGCGCCTGAAGGGCGAGGACGGCAAGAAGGTCCATCCGACGCAGAAGCCGGAAGCGCTTCTCGCCCGCGTGCTCATGGCATCGTCCAAGCCCGGCGACGTCGTGCTCGACCCGTTCTTCGGTTCCGGCACGACCGGCGCTGTCGCCAAGCGCCTCGGCCGCCATTTCGTCGGCATCGAGCGCGAGCAGAGCTACATCGACGCGGCGCGAGAGCGCATCGATGCCGTCGAGCCGCTCGGCAAGGCGACGCTGTCGGTATTGTCGGGCAAGAAGGCGGAACCCCGCGTGGCGTTCAACACCCTTGTCGAAAGCGGGCTCCTGAAGCCCGGCACCGTGCTGACCGACGAGAAGCGCCGCTACAGCGCCATCGTGCGTGCGGACGGAACACTTGCATCCGGCGGCGACGCCGGCTCCATCCATCGTCTCGGCGCGAAGGTCCAGAACCTCGACGCCTGCAACGGTTGGACCTTCTGGCACTACGAAGATGGGCAGTCCCTGAAGCCTATCGATGCATTGCGGTCGGTCATAAGAAGTGACTTGGCAAAACTCGACTGA
- the thrC gene encoding threonine synthase: MNVDYISTRGEAPALGFSDALLAGLARDGGLYVPREWPSFSKKQIRALRGKSYQEIAFTVLSPFVNGEIPDDKFRDMIDAAYATFRHPAVAPLVQTGPNSYVAELFHGTTLAFKDVAMQLLARLMDHVLAERGQRATIVGATSGDTGGAAIDAFAGRERTDIFILFPEGKVSPVQQRQMTTSKEANVHALAVRGNFDDCQNLVKGMFNDTAFRDRVQLSGVNSINWARIMAQVVYYFTTALSLGSPDRKISFTVPTGNFGDIFAGYAAKRMGLPIDRLVIATNENDILARTLKTGRYEMRDVKATTSPSMDIQISSNFERLLFEAHGRDAQAVRAAMDSLKQSGSFEIEAKALAAIRKEFRAGRASEKQVAATIRETLERTGYLLDPHTAIGVFVAGKHEKPGAPMVTLATAHPAKFPAAVKSASGIDPALPTWLADLMHREERFDILDPDIKIVEAYIGNHARIRE; encoded by the coding sequence ATGAACGTGGACTACATTTCGACGCGGGGCGAAGCCCCTGCCCTCGGTTTCTCTGACGCTCTGTTGGCAGGTCTTGCGCGCGATGGCGGGCTCTATGTTCCGCGTGAATGGCCGAGCTTCTCCAAGAAGCAGATCCGGGCGCTGCGCGGCAAGAGCTATCAGGAAATCGCGTTCACGGTGCTTTCGCCCTTCGTCAACGGCGAGATACCCGACGACAAGTTCCGCGACATGATCGACGCGGCCTATGCCACCTTCCGCCATCCGGCGGTCGCCCCCCTCGTCCAGACCGGGCCGAATTCCTACGTCGCCGAGCTCTTCCATGGCACGACGCTGGCGTTCAAGGATGTCGCGATGCAGCTCCTGGCCCGGCTGATGGATCACGTTCTTGCCGAGCGCGGCCAGCGCGCGACGATCGTGGGCGCGACCTCCGGCGACACGGGCGGGGCGGCAATCGATGCCTTTGCAGGGCGCGAGCGCACCGACATCTTCATCCTCTTCCCCGAAGGGAAGGTATCGCCTGTCCAGCAGCGCCAGATGACGACCTCGAAGGAGGCGAACGTCCATGCGCTGGCGGTGCGCGGAAACTTCGACGACTGCCAGAACCTCGTAAAGGGCATGTTCAACGACACAGCGTTCCGCGACCGTGTCCAGCTCTCGGGCGTAAACTCGATCAACTGGGCGCGCATCATGGCGCAGGTCGTCTACTACTTCACGACCGCCCTTTCGCTGGGTTCGCCGGACCGGAAGATCTCCTTCACCGTGCCGACCGGCAATTTCGGAGACATCTTCGCAGGCTACGCCGCAAAGCGGATGGGACTGCCGATCGACCGGCTGGTGATCGCCACCAACGAGAACGACATCCTGGCAAGGACACTCAAGACCGGCCGCTACGAGATGCGCGACGTCAAGGCAACGACCTCGCCCTCGATGGACATCCAGATTTCCTCGAACTTCGAACGGCTGCTGTTCGAGGCCCATGGCCGCGACGCCCAGGCTGTGCGCGCAGCAATGGACAGTCTCAAGCAGTCCGGCTCCTTCGAGATCGAGGCAAAAGCGCTGGCGGCGATCCGCAAGGAATTCCGGGCCGGACGCGCCTCGGAAAAGCAGGTGGCCGCAACGATCCGCGAGACGCTCGAGCGCACCGGCTACCTTCTCGATCCGCATACGGCGATCGGGGTCTTCGTTGCAGGCAAGCACGAAAAGCCCGGTGCGCCAATGGTTACGCTTGCGACCGCGCATCCGGCGAAGTTCCCGGCTGCAGTAAAATCGGCAAGCGGTATTGACCCCGCGCTTCCGACGTGGCTTGCTGACCTGATGCACAGGGAGGAGCGTTTCGACATCCTGGATCCAGACATCAAGATCGTGGAAGCCTACATCGGCAACCATGCCCGCATCCGGGAATGA